From Pseudonocardia autotrophica, one genomic window encodes:
- a CDS encoding alpha/beta hydrolase, translated as MLLVMALCGALLAGCAVGPSQRPPVAVRGELLPAAPPPAASEPAADPDALPGIEPVGGGPAFTDCTADVLAGLAAAGTPVPAARALTVGCGQLTVPADRSRPDLGPARLGLTRVSAPDAPADLPALVVLGDTGTDGSARAAAALAGRMPAEMLQTYQVVGMDRRGAGEDLLDCAPTDARAALLDAAPDRWDTPAMSALLEHSRSIVQDCYLLLSGTLTSYRATSTADDLESLRSALGPARLNLVGIGDGADAAAGWVTRHPGAVGRVVLDGPGDPTLDDPAATEAATAAAESAFDAFATACAAGPDCPLGADPRATVTALLDRLGRTALPVGDGDAVTAGATVRAVRSVLAQPARWPELQAALAAADGGDPAGLVRMLVPIGGPQGRFDAALATRCNDSRVRVTPGEAAELAGDWVERFPLFGTAAAQQLVSCGPWPSGGPVPPSAPQGDAPPPVLVLGTAQDPRSAQSGADRTAEQLGDGRVVRWQGAGTGAYGHTPCVTEVVDRALVEGRAPAEPVVCPP; from the coding sequence ATGCTGCTGGTCATGGCGCTGTGCGGTGCGCTGCTCGCCGGCTGCGCGGTCGGGCCGTCCCAGCGCCCGCCGGTGGCCGTGCGCGGCGAGCTGCTGCCCGCCGCTCCCCCGCCGGCGGCGTCCGAACCGGCCGCCGATCCCGACGCCCTGCCCGGGATCGAGCCGGTCGGTGGCGGCCCGGCCTTCACCGACTGCACCGCCGACGTGCTGGCCGGGCTCGCCGCGGCCGGGACACCGGTCCCGGCCGCGCGGGCGCTCACGGTCGGCTGCGGGCAGCTCACCGTGCCCGCCGACCGAAGCCGGCCCGATCTGGGCCCCGCCCGGCTCGGCCTGACCCGGGTGAGCGCACCGGACGCGCCCGCCGACCTGCCCGCACTCGTCGTCCTCGGCGACACCGGAACGGACGGGTCCGCGCGGGCCGCGGCGGCACTCGCCGGCCGGATGCCCGCCGAGATGCTGCAGACCTACCAGGTGGTCGGCATGGACCGGCGCGGTGCGGGCGAGGACCTGCTGGACTGCGCCCCCACCGACGCCCGCGCGGCGCTGCTCGACGCCGCACCGGACCGCTGGGACACCCCGGCCATGTCGGCGCTGCTGGAGCACTCCCGGTCGATCGTGCAGGACTGCTACCTGCTGCTGTCCGGCACCCTGACCAGCTACCGGGCCACCTCCACCGCCGACGATCTCGAGTCGCTGCGCAGCGCGCTCGGACCGGCCCGGCTGAACCTGGTCGGCATCGGCGACGGGGCGGACGCGGCCGCGGGCTGGGTGACCCGGCACCCGGGCGCCGTCGGCCGGGTCGTGCTGGACGGTCCGGGCGATCCCACCCTGGACGACCCGGCCGCCACCGAGGCCGCCACCGCGGCCGCCGAGTCCGCGTTCGACGCCTTCGCCACCGCCTGCGCAGCGGGCCCGGACTGCCCGCTCGGAGCCGACCCGCGGGCCACCGTGACGGCGCTGCTCGACCGATTGGGCCGAACGGCGCTGCCGGTCGGCGACGGCGACGCGGTCACCGCGGGGGCCACCGTCCGCGCCGTCCGGTCGGTGCTGGCCCAGCCCGCGCGCTGGCCGGAGCTGCAGGCGGCGCTGGCCGCGGCCGACGGCGGCGACCCCGCGGGCCTGGTCCGGATGCTGGTCCCGATCGGTGGGCCGCAGGGCCGGTTCGACGCGGCGCTGGCCACCCGGTGCAACGACAGCCGGGTCCGGGTCACCCCCGGCGAGGCGGCCGAGCTGGCCGGGGACTGGGTGGAGCGCTTCCCGCTGTTCGGTACGGCGGCGGCCCAGCAGCTGGTGTCGTGCGGGCCGTGGCCCTCCGGTGGCCCGGTGCCGCCGTCCGCGCCGCAGGGTGACGCACCGCCGCCGGTGCTGGTGCTGGGTACCGCGCAGGATCCGCGGTCCGCGCAGAGCGGCGCCGACCGCACCGCCGAGCAGCTCGGCGACGGGCGGGTGGTCCGCTGGCAGGGTGCCGGGACCGGCGCCTACGGACACACGCCGTGCGTGACCGAGGTGGTCGATCGGGCACTCGTCGAGGGCCGGGCACCGGCCGAACCGGTGGTCTGCCCGCCGTAA
- a CDS encoding ABC transporter permease, translating into MDFFTYVATQLSQLTFYAQQHFLLVGIAVGIAALIALAAGTLLHTNRLTPDTWSKPVRMGGREGLLIASSAALTIPSLALFGMLQPILGLGATPSLVALTLYATYPILRNVVAGLSSVDDAVLESARGMGMGPVRRMLTIQLPLAWPVILSGIRVAVLIIIGIAVVAGAINGPGFGSSLLLGLQRLGSVNSFNQVLAATLGCLVVAAVYEIVFWLVQRFTTPRGIRV; encoded by the coding sequence GTGGATTTCTTCACCTATGTCGCGACACAGCTGAGCCAGTTGACGTTCTACGCCCAGCAGCACTTTCTGCTGGTCGGCATTGCGGTCGGAATCGCCGCCCTGATCGCGCTCGCGGCCGGGACGCTGCTGCACACGAACCGCCTCACCCCGGACACCTGGAGCAAGCCGGTGCGGATGGGCGGCCGGGAGGGGCTGCTGATCGCCAGCTCGGCCGCGCTCACCATCCCGTCGCTGGCGCTGTTCGGCATGCTGCAGCCGATCCTCGGCCTGGGCGCCACCCCGTCGCTGGTCGCGCTGACCCTCTATGCGACCTACCCGATCCTGCGCAACGTGGTCGCCGGCCTCTCCTCGGTCGACGACGCGGTGCTCGAATCCGCCCGCGGCATGGGGATGGGCCCGGTCCGCCGGATGCTGACCATCCAGCTCCCGCTGGCCTGGCCGGTGATCCTCTCCGGGATCCGGGTCGCGGTGCTGATCATCATCGGTATCGCGGTCGTCGCGGGCGCCATCAACGGCCCGGGCTTCGGCTCGTCGTTGCTCCTGGGGCTGCAGCGCCTCGGATCGGTCAACTCGTTCAACCAGGTCCTGGCAGCCACGCTCGGCTGCCTCGTCGTGGCTGCCGTCTACGAGATCGTGTTCTGGCTCGTGCAGCGTTTCACCACCCCGAGGGGGATCCGTGTCTGA
- a CDS encoding SDR family NAD(P)-dependent oxidoreductase: MGALLDGKKALVTGAGSGIGAAVARRLVADGAAVYAVDRDPDRVAALAADSPLITPLTCDLSDLDAVDELPADVDVLVNNAGRQHVSRLEEFDPEIFSAILRLMLEAPFRLIRRSLPHMYARGWGRVVNISSAHGLRASPFKSAYVSAKHGLEGLSKVTALEGAEHGVTSNCINPAYVRTPLVEAQIADQARTHGISPDEVVEKIMLTPVAVKRLIEPAETAELAAVLWGPASPSITGSSLAQDGGWTAR; encoded by the coding sequence ATGGGTGCTCTGCTGGACGGCAAGAAGGCTCTGGTCACCGGCGCGGGCAGCGGGATCGGCGCCGCCGTCGCCCGCCGGCTGGTCGCCGACGGTGCGGCGGTGTACGCGGTGGACCGCGATCCGGACCGGGTCGCCGCGCTGGCCGCCGACAGCCCGCTGATCACGCCGCTGACCTGCGACCTGTCCGATCTCGACGCGGTCGATGAGCTGCCGGCCGATGTCGACGTGCTGGTCAACAACGCCGGTCGTCAGCACGTGTCACGGCTCGAGGAGTTCGATCCGGAGATCTTCTCGGCGATCCTGCGGCTGATGCTCGAGGCGCCGTTCCGGCTGATCCGCCGGTCGCTGCCGCACATGTACGCCCGTGGCTGGGGCCGGGTCGTCAACATCTCCAGCGCGCACGGGTTGCGGGCCTCGCCCTTCAAGTCCGCCTACGTGTCGGCCAAGCACGGCCTGGAGGGGCTGTCGAAGGTGACCGCGCTGGAGGGCGCCGAGCACGGCGTGACCAGCAACTGCATCAACCCGGCCTACGTGCGCACCCCGCTGGTCGAGGCGCAGATCGCCGACCAGGCGCGCACGCACGGCATCTCGCCGGACGAGGTGGTCGAGAAGATCATGCTCACCCCGGTGGCCGTGAAGCGGCTGATCGAGCCCGCCGAGACCGCCGAGCTGGCCGCGGTGCTGTGGGGACCGGCCTCGCCGTCGATCACCGGCAGCTCGCTCGCCCAGGACGGCGGCTGGACCGCCCGCTGA
- a CDS encoding ABC transporter ATP-binding protein — translation MIALEGISKTYPKATAPAVQELNLEVPEGTISMFIGPSGCGKTTTLKMMNRLIEPSTGRIVLDGDDVTQVNADELRRRIGYVIQQVGLFPHFTIGDNIAVVPRILGWDKNRITARVDELLHLVGMEPRDYRDRYPRQLSGGQQQRVGVARGLAADPSVMLMDEPFGAIDPITRERIQDEFLELQQQIAKTICFVTHDLTEAVKLGDRIAVFGPGGTLQQYDTPDTILTHPANEFVAEFVGSGAAVRRLSLLELSRLELQAVGLDGAAERNGSPTYEADAEGRPVRWAYLPGTAALPQLVTVPQSGTVYDAVDIMLDSQTELIGVVDDQQKLQGALWWRDLVEGLKTKAGA, via the coding sequence ATGATCGCCCTCGAAGGCATCAGCAAGACCTACCCGAAGGCCACCGCGCCGGCCGTCCAGGAGCTCAACCTGGAGGTGCCGGAGGGCACCATCTCGATGTTCATCGGGCCGTCCGGCTGCGGCAAGACGACCACGCTCAAGATGATGAACCGGCTGATCGAACCCAGCACCGGCCGCATCGTGCTCGACGGCGACGACGTCACGCAGGTCAACGCCGACGAGCTGCGCCGCCGGATCGGCTACGTCATCCAGCAGGTCGGACTGTTCCCGCACTTCACGATCGGCGACAACATCGCCGTCGTGCCGCGCATCCTGGGCTGGGACAAGAACCGGATCACCGCGCGGGTCGACGAGCTGCTGCACCTGGTCGGCATGGAGCCCCGCGACTACCGGGACCGCTACCCGCGCCAGCTCTCCGGCGGCCAGCAGCAGCGGGTCGGCGTGGCCCGCGGGCTCGCCGCGGACCCGTCGGTGATGCTGATGGACGAACCGTTCGGCGCCATCGACCCGATCACCCGCGAGCGCATCCAGGACGAGTTCCTGGAGCTGCAGCAGCAGATCGCCAAGACGATCTGCTTCGTGACCCACGACCTCACCGAGGCGGTCAAGCTGGGCGACCGGATCGCCGTCTTCGGGCCCGGCGGGACGCTGCAGCAGTACGACACCCCGGACACGATCCTGACCCACCCGGCGAACGAGTTCGTCGCCGAGTTCGTCGGCTCCGGCGCCGCGGTACGGCGGCTCTCGCTGCTCGAACTGTCCCGGCTCGAGCTGCAGGCGGTCGGGCTGGACGGGGCGGCCGAGCGCAACGGCTCGCCGACCTACGAGGCGGACGCCGAGGGCCGCCCGGTCCGCTGGGCCTACCTCCCCGGCACCGCGGCGCTGCCGCAGCTGGTCACGGTCCCGCAGTCGGGCACCGTCTACGACGCCGTCGACATCATGCTCGACTCGCAGACCGAGCTGATCGGCGTCGTCGACGACCAGCAGAAGCTGCAGGGCGCGCTGTGGTGGCGCGACCTCGTCGAGGGCCTCAAGACCAAGGCGGGCGCATGA
- a CDS encoding Asp23/Gls24 family envelope stress response protein, protein MTADTTPTAPVDTGGPQPSDGGRTISPADPRRAARAARRAQYRSAGGARWGLTVLGVVLLAAGVLTVLLVTGVFGENRPQRPLLDPMISDFLIANGTAARVTAIVAGIVLFVFGLLWAARGLRPESRPDLVLDAGSGSEIRIDAAAAADALAEGASALPGVTRARARMVGRASAPAVRATVWVEEDVADSGVAEICRRLDSEVLPEVRDSLGYPDLPVAVRLELDSGPRERGPRVA, encoded by the coding sequence ATGACCGCCGACACCACCCCGACCGCACCGGTCGACACCGGCGGTCCGCAGCCCTCGGACGGCGGCCGCACGATCTCCCCGGCAGATCCCCGGCGGGCGGCCAGGGCGGCCCGCCGCGCGCAGTACCGCTCCGCGGGCGGCGCGCGCTGGGGGCTGACCGTGCTCGGTGTCGTGCTGCTGGCCGCCGGGGTACTCACGGTGCTGCTGGTGACGGGCGTGTTCGGCGAGAACCGGCCGCAGCGCCCGCTGCTCGACCCGATGATCAGCGACTTCCTGATCGCGAACGGGACGGCGGCCCGGGTGACCGCGATCGTCGCCGGGATCGTGCTGTTCGTGTTCGGGCTGCTCTGGGCGGCCCGCGGGCTGCGCCCGGAGTCGCGGCCCGATCTGGTGCTGGACGCCGGATCGGGGTCGGAGATCCGGATCGACGCCGCGGCCGCAGCGGACGCGCTCGCCGAGGGTGCGAGCGCACTGCCCGGCGTCACCCGCGCCCGCGCCCGGATGGTCGGCCGGGCCTCGGCGCCCGCGGTACGGGCCACCGTGTGGGTTGAGGAGGACGTCGCCGACAGCGGCGTCGCCGAGATCTGCCGCCGGCTCGACAGCGAGGTGCTCCCCGAGGTGCGCGACTCGCTCGGCTACCCGGATCTGCCGGTCGCGGTCCGGCTGGAGCTGGACTCCGGCCCCCGGGAGCGGGGCCCGCGGGTCGCTTGA